A single Nocardioides sp. JS614 DNA region contains:
- a CDS encoding YfbU family protein — protein MATITLRIDDPTRDQLQSMADGRGVSVSELLRSAIDGLFDRDDRESPRRSVVPESLSAVDRRQLALLHRILARLVEDQTEDERLGHDGDTKYQLDRAEALEEGWTIEYDTEFHGMEPELSRRDCGLVMDILDMFRVMKHSIEAATEPIPKDIATMLSFSGFDLNDDFESRLLGYARSLIADGKWQELSDVFSDKKDRGNSHEPLLGAYRRMLGAYEPIWRGIVRRDGRKGYLLAVHELQQVAAAAVHPENRARRAGR, from the coding sequence ATGGCGACGATCACGCTCAGGATTGACGACCCGACCCGGGACCAACTTCAGTCAATGGCCGATGGGCGGGGAGTCAGCGTTAGCGAGCTTCTTCGGTCGGCGATCGATGGCCTCTTCGACCGCGATGACCGAGAGTCACCGCGACGCTCTGTCGTACCGGAGAGCCTCAGCGCCGTGGACCGCAGGCAGTTGGCATTGCTGCATCGAATCCTCGCGCGCCTCGTCGAGGACCAGACGGAAGACGAGCGTCTCGGACACGATGGGGACACGAAGTACCAGCTCGACCGAGCCGAGGCGCTCGAAGAGGGCTGGACGATCGAGTACGACACCGAGTTCCACGGAATGGAGCCCGAGCTCTCCCGGCGCGACTGCGGGCTGGTAATGGACATCCTCGACATGTTCCGCGTCATGAAGCACAGCATCGAGGCCGCGACCGAGCCGATCCCCAAGGACATCGCGACGATGCTCTCGTTCTCCGGGTTCGACCTGAACGACGACTTCGAGAGTCGGCTTCTCGGTTATGCGCGGTCCCTCATCGCCGACGGTAAGTGGCAGGAACTCTCCGACGTCTTCTCCGATAAAAAGGACCGCGGCAACTCCCACGAGCCGCTCCTGGGTGCCTACCGGAGGATGCTCGGTGCCTACGAGCCGATCTGGCGTGGCATCGTTCGACGCGATGGCCGGAAGGGATACCTCCTCGCTGTACACGAGCTTCAGCAGGTTGCCGCCGCAGCCGTCCACCCGGAGAACCGAGCGAGACGAGCGGGACGTTGA